In Phaseolus vulgaris cultivar G19833 chromosome 10, P. vulgaris v2.0, whole genome shotgun sequence, a single genomic region encodes these proteins:
- the LOC137818357 gene encoding uncharacterized protein, with translation MDPQAFIRLSIGSLGLRCTGIELHTGKSGIQTLSLPCVCEIRLRGFPVQTSSVPVISSAEVTPDTQNIASSFYLEESDLKALLAPGCLSNTHGCLEIAVFSGRKASHCGVGIKRQQIGTFKMHVGPEWGEGKPLILFNGWIGIGKNKQENGKPGAELHLKVKLDPDPRYVFQFEDITTLSPQIVQLQGSIKQPIFSCKFSKDRVSQIDPLSAYWSGSTTEISNLETERRERKGWKVTIHDLSGSAVAAAFITTPFVPSSGCDWVARSNPGSWLIVRPDTGRSESWHPWGKLEAWRERGIRDTVCCKFHLLSEAQEGGELLMSEIHINAEKGGEFFIDTEKHLRTATTAASPIPSPQSSGDFGALSPLVGGFVMSCRIQGEGKQSKPLVQLAMRHVTCVEDAAIFMALAAAVDLSILACKPFRRKVRRGFWHSM, from the exons ATGGATCCTCAGGCCTTCATCAGGTTGTCAATAGGTTCTCTAGGGTTGCGATGCACTGGAATTGAACTGCACACTGGAAAATCTGGAATTCAAACACTCTCATTACCTTGTGTTTGTGAGATTCGGCTTCGAGGTTTTCCTGTTCAAACGTCTTCAGTCCCTGTGATATCCTCTGCAGAAGTTACACCTGACACTCAGAACATTGCCTCTAGCTTTTACCTTGAGGAATCTGATTTAAAAGCATTGTTAGCTCCTGGATGCCTCTCCAACACTCATGGCTGTTTGGAGATTGCTGTGTTTTCAGGAAGGAAGGCATCCCATTGTGGAGTTGGCATCAAAAGGCAGCAAATAGGGACCTTTAAAATGCATGTTGGCCCGGAGTGGGGTGAAGGAAAGCCGTTGATTCTCTTTAATGGTTGGATAGGTATTGGCAAGAACAAACAGGAAAACGGAAAGCCGGGTGCTGAGCTACATTTAAAAGTGAAACTAGACCCTGATCCTAGATATGTATTCCAGTTTGAAGATATCACAACATTGAGTCCTCAGATAGTTCAACTGCAAGGATCTATCAAGCAGCCAATCTTCAGTTGCAAGTTTAGTAAGGACAG GGTTTCCCAGATTGACCCGTTGAGCGCATACTGGTCGGGTTCTACTACCGAGATTTCTAACTTAGAGACAGAGAGGAGAGAAAGAAAGGGGTGGAAGGTGACGATACATGATCTCTCTGGCTCAGCTGTTGCTGCAGCCTTCATAACAACTCCCTTTGTTCCATCTTCAGGTTGTGATTGGGTTGCCAGATCCAACCCAGGGTCTTGGTTGATTGTTCGTCCTGACACAGGTCGATCCGAGAGCTGGCATCCATGGGGAAAGCTCGAAGCATGGCGCGAGCGCGGCATCAGAGACACTGTTTGCTGCAAGTTCCATCTTCTATCTGAAGCTCAAGAGGGAGGTGAACTTCTTATGTCTGAAATACACATAAATGCTGAAAAGGGTGGAGAGTTTTTCATAGACACTGAGAAACATCTGAGAACTGCAACTACAGCTGCAAGTCCAATACCAAGTCCACAAAGCAGTGGAGACTTTGGTGCACTGAGTCCATTGGTTGGAGGTTTTGTGATGAGTTGCAGGATTCAAGGAGAAGGGAAGCAAAGCAAACCATTAGTCCAACTGGCGATGCGACACGTGACATGCGTGGAGGATGCTGCCATCTTCATGGCACTTGCAGCAGCTGTGGACCTCAGCATCCTGGCATGTAAACCTTTCAGGAGGAAGGTGAGGAGAGGTTTCTGGCATTCTATGTGA
- the LOC137818342 gene encoding uncharacterized protein, with translation MNLLLPQHHHLSFSQCPFFHNPIKALQFLPNPSARVSTVIRMGGGPRTYPGGVSKWVWKRMQAKKAKQLLKARLSRERQIYEMRKRAELKAAVSELERPWEVVERAVAAPNLFSVGADEQVKVLADRFQKPGGFDMWSERDGPVLFETPDELPSARFFPKGVVHSVKPYRRVDGYGLVKGGHDVDGGGVDGKGVLVKGNVFDDKLGEKGNGGEEIEFGGKLSEKANGGKRFEFGVGLSEMGNGRKGVVYGGDLSGNGDGKGVLLEDVDGFELEGDDGEFSSFDVNYGRNGVEGEGDVGSRRNGNRNRRTFSSDNVGRNGVRSHGRNGVEGDGRSRRNGNGRRFLSDDVGSGGARSSQVSYGRNGVEGDGRFRRNGNGRRVLSDNVGRSDNGGRSSPLNYQRNANGRFDGGEHSPPSSNFGRNETSFDGTSRSRGSGRRVFSKNVDGSNESYSGGVGSVRKQRGGNSIRGKSRGKFANRTLDYASPRGRGADSEVYDMGLQQDGSYGFQQKHEQPDSTSW, from the coding sequence ATGAACCTTTTACTCCCTCAACACCACCACCTTTCATTCTCCCAATGCCCCTTTTTCCACAACCCCATTAAAGCCCTCCAATTTCTTCCCAATCCTTCCGCACGTGTGAGCACCGTAATCCGAATGGGTGGGGGTCCCCGCACGTACCCGGGTGGCGTGTCGAAGTGGGTGTGGAAGCGGATGCAGGCGAAGAAGGCCAAGCAGCTGCTGAAGGCGCGCCTGAGCCGGGAGCGGCAGATATACGAGATGCGGAAGCGGGCGGAGCTGAAGGCGGCAGTGTCGGAGCTGGAGCGGCCGTGGGAGGTGGTGGAGAGAGCGGTGGCGGCGCCTAATCTGTTCTCTGTAGGAGCTGATGAGCAGGTGAAGGTTCTTGCCGACAGGTTTCAGAAGCCTGGTGGGTTTGATATGTGGAGTGAGAGGGATGGGCCTGTGTTGTTTGAGACCCCTGATGAGTTGCCATCTGCTAGGTTTTTCCCCAAAGGGGTGGTGCACAGTGTGAAGCCTTATAGAAGGGTTGATGGGTATGGGCTGGTGAAGGGGGGACATGATGTGGATGGAGGGGGGGTTGATGGGAAAGGGGTTTTGGTAAAGGGGAATGTTTTTGATGATAAGTTGGGTGAGAAGGGAAATGGGGGAGAGGAGATTGAGTTTGGTGGAAAGTTGAGTGAAAAGGCGAATGGGGGGAAGAGATTTGAATTTGGTGTAGGTTTGAGTGAAATGGGAAATGGAAGGAAAGGAGTTGTGTATGGTGGGGATTTGAGTGGAAATGGGGATGGAAAAGGGGTTTTGTTGGAGGATGTTGATGGGTTTGAATTGGAAGGTGATGATGGAGAATTTTCATCTTTTGATGTGAATTATGGGAGAAATGGAGTGGAGGGTGAGGGTGATGTTGGCTCGAGAAGGAATGGGAATAGGAATAGGAGGACGTTTTCGTCTGATAATGTTGGTAGAAATGGAGTGCGGTCTCATGGGAGGAATGGAGTGGAGGGTGATGGTAGATCAAGAAGGAATGGGAATGGGAGGAGGTTTTTGTCTGATGATGTTGGTAGCGGTGGAGCGCGGTCTTCTCAAGTGAGTTATGGGAGGAATGGAGTGGAGGGTGATGGTAGATTCAGaagaaatggaaatggaaggaGGGTTTTGTCTGATAATGTTGGTAGGTCTGACAATGGAGGGCGATCTTCTCCTTTGAATTATCAGAGGAATGCAAATGGAAGGTTTGATGGTGGAGAACACTCTCCTCCCTCTTCGAATTTTGGGAGGAATGAAACAAGTTTTGATGGAACGTCGAGGAGTAGGGGGAGTGGAAGGAGGGTTTTCTCCAAGAATGTTGATGGGTCTAATGAGTCGTACTCAGGGGGAGTTGGTTCTGTCAGGAAACAGAGAGGGGGCAATTCCATTAGAGGCAAAAGTCGAGGAAAGTTTGCTAACAGGACTTTAGATTATGCTTCACCAAGAGGTAGAGGTGCAGATTCTGAAGTTTATGATATGGGTTTGCAACAAGATGGGAGTTATGGGTTCCAGCAGAAGCATGAGCAACCTGACTCCACAAGTTGGTAG
- the LOC137818343 gene encoding glycine-rich protein A3-like: MSNRKDDDESSERGIFPYLGHHPTAPPYPPTAPPYPPNVYPGPGYPPPGGYPPTAYPSTAYPPPPGGYPPCGHYPSEYPPAYPPPPGAYPPHGGYPPNAYPHSGYYPPAYPAAHGYPHAMPPYSAGRGAGMGGMLAGGAAAAAAVYGVHHLAHGHHRYGHGGYFGHGKFKHGKYGKHGRFGFGKFKHGWKRWK; encoded by the exons ATGAGCAATAGAAAAGATGATGATGAGTCAAGTGAAAGAGGTATATTTCCATATCTAGGGCATCATCCAACAGCACCTCCCTACCCTCCAACTGCACCTCCCTACCCTCCAAATGTATACCCAGGACCAGGCTATCCTCCTCCAGGAGGGTATCCCCCAACAGCCTACCCTTCAACAGCATATCCACCACCACCAGGAGGGTATCCTCCTTGTGGTCACTACCCTTCAGAATACCCACCTGCATATCCACCACCACCTGGAGCATATCCACCTCATGGAGGGTATCCACCTAATGCTTATCCTCATTCAGGGTACTATCCACCAGCTTACCCTGCTGCACATGGTTATCCACATGCTATGCCTCCATATTCTGCAG GGCGTGGAGCTGGTATGGGAGGAATGTTGGCAGGGGGTGCTGCTGCCGCGGCTGCTGTTTATGGTGTTCACCATTTGGCTCATGGACATCATCGTTATGGACATGGTGGTTACTTCGGTCATGGAAAGTTCAAGCATGGGAAATATGGCAAACATGGAAGGTTTGGATTTGGCAAGTTTAAGCATGGTTGGAAAAGGTGGAAGTGA